In candidate division KSB1 bacterium, the sequence TCGCCGGCGGCCACACGGTGGACGACAAGGAGCCGAAATACGGACTTGCCGTGCTCGGACTGGTCCATCCGAAGCGCATCCTCAGCAAGGCCGGCGTCCGACCAGGCGACGTGCTCTGTCTCACCAAGCGACTCGGCGTTGGCATGGTGACCACCGCCGCAAAAGGGGACGTCGCCGACCCCGCGCACATAGCCTTAGCCGTGGCACAAATGAAGCTCCTCAACCGCACTGCTGTGCGCATCGCCGTGCGTGCTGGCGCCCATGCCTGTACCGACGTAACTGGGTTCTCGCTCCTTGGCCATGCGTGTGAGATGGCCGAAAAGAGCCGCGTACGGCTCCGCTTCTCTCTGCAGGCACTCCCCTTCCTCGACGGCGCCAGGCAATATGCTGAGGCGTGGCTCTTCCCGGGGGGCTCCTGTCGCAACCGGGATTGCTATGGGCCGCAGGTGACCTTTGCGTCTGGCATCGCCGAAGAGACTCAGCTGCTCCTTTTCACGCCGGAGACGTCCGGGGGGCTGCTGGTCGCGGTGCCGCACGAGCAGGCAGAGGAGTTGGCGCGAATGTGCCACGAGCACGGCCAAGACTGCTGGCAAGTCGGGGAGGTGGTCCAAGGGGCCGGCGTCGAGGTGGCGGGCTAAAGGCGCGGGCCAATCCAGCAGCAAAGCGGGCCCACCACCCCCTGGAACTGGCCTGGTCGGCGCTCTGGCTTCGGAGCATTCGTACAATCGGATAGCGAAAAATGTGCGGAGGAACAGCCATGAAAAGAATCACGCGCTGCCTCATGGTTGCCGCCTTAGCGACGGCAATCGGAACTGTTTCCCTCTTAGCTGCCGAGTTGACCATCCGCTCGGGCCTGGCAGACTACCAGGCCTATCAACGTGACAGCGACGGCAATGCTTCTGTGTCATTTGCCGGAACAGTTGCCGATGGGGCGACCGGCAGAGTGGAGTGTATGGTGATTGCCCAGCGCTCAGGGGCAACGCTCCGCGACTGGGAGGAGGTAGGCGCCTGCCGTCGCGGACAGGTAGAAGGCACGATAAGGTCACTTCCGACCGGCGGCCCGTATGCCATCCTCCTGCGCGTGGTGGCCCCGAGTGGCAAGGTCATAGCCGGCGCCTAGGTACGCCACGTGTTGGTCGGCGACCTGTAGCTCCTCGCCGGGCAGTCGAACATGCAGGGGATCGGCGACCTGCGCGAGGCTGAGGACCCCAGCATTTCGGTGAACTGCTACGGCTTTGACGAAAAGTGGGGCATCGCTGCTGATCCGTTGCACTGGCTTTTGGACTCGCCGGACCCGGTGCACCACGGCGGGCGTACGCCCTCCGAGCTTGCCAAGGCGCGCGCCGCTGCCAAGCGCGACGCACAGACGGGCGCTGGCCTGGGCTTGCCATTTGCCAAAGAGCTGGTGGCCCGCACCGGCGTGCCCATCGGTTTGGTGCCTTGCGCCCATGGAGGCACCTCCATGGAGCAGTGGGACCCTGCCAAACGCGATCAGGGTGGTGCCTCCCTCTACGGCTCCATGTACCGGCGCTTCAAGGCAGTGGGCCGCAAGCTGCGGGGCGTGCCGTGCTATCAAGGGGAGTCGGATGCAAATCAGACTGCCGCCCGCCTGTTCCGCGAGCGATTCCTGGCCTTTGTGGCCGCGGTGCGCCGCGATTTTGGCAACCCAGAGCTCCCCTTTTACTACGTGCAACTGGGACGGTACGTGACCGCCAACGAGAACCCCTATTGGAATGTCGTCCGCGAGGAGCAAAGGCTCTGTGCAGTTCAACTCACGCACGCCGGCATGGTGGCCAGCATTGACCTGCCCCTTGATGACCCCATCCACGTCAGCACTGCCGGGCACAAGCGCCTGGGCAGACGTCTGGCCCTCCTGGTGCTGCGCGATCTGTTTGGATGTCGCGACATCTGGCCCGGACTCCAACTGGCGGACATTTCCATCGTGCCCTTCCGCTACCCCTGCTACCGATTGCACTTTGTGGGAGCAAATGGTCGACTGTGCCGCTCCACCCCGCCTATGGGCTTTTCCATCCGGAGCTCTGAGGGGGAGGACCTGCGCCTCATCTACAAATTGGAGGCATCGTCCTCAGAACCCTCTATTGACCTGTACTTGCGGCAGGCGCGGCCACCGGACGCCTACCTGTGGTACGGGTGGGGCCTCGACCCGCACTGCACGGTGACCGACGAGCTCGACATGGCACTGCCCGCGTTCGGGCCAGTAGAGCTGAGCCAGGTTACCCTGGAGACCCTTGTCAAGCGGGCGGAAGTCTCTCCCGCCGACCCTTCGCTTGCGGCC encodes:
- the selD gene encoding selenide, water dikinase SelD translates to MSTKVRLTALTSAAGUAAKTGPQTLAQVLRPLQERFRSADHPQLLVGLELSDDAAVYQLTPEVAVILTVDYFTPIVDDPYDYGAIAAANALSDVYAMGGEVTLALNVCCFPPDLPAEVVTEILKGGADKVAEAGAVIAGGHTVDDKEPKYGLAVLGLVHPKRILSKAGVRPGDVLCLTKRLGVGMVTTAAKGDVADPAHIALAVAQMKLLNRTAVRIAVRAGAHACTDVTGFSLLGHACEMAEKSRVRLRFSLQALPFLDGARQYAEAWLFPGGSCRNRDCYGPQVTFASGIAEETQLLLFTPETSGGLLVAVPHEQAEELARMCHEHGQDCWQVGEVVQGAGVEVAG